In Toxoplasma gondii ME49 chromosome X, whole genome shotgun sequence, a single genomic region encodes these proteins:
- a CDS encoding fructose-bisphosphate aldolase, putative (encoded by transcript TGME49_236050): MPHWQWHNQFVESYKTVAAVTGLTRFAESHCRYFSSEDWPFQAIRTAAAFNQMLPAISTRVRKPCGGAPVVAEQVNISQEIAKELAENAKAIASPGKGILAADESTGTIKKRFDSIGVENTEANRAAYRDLLFTSKGIGSYISGAILFEETLFQKSPSGTSMVQLLKNEGIIPGIKVDKGLATLPGTDDEKATMGLDGLSERCKKYYEAGARFAKWRAVLSIDPAKGKPTNLSITEVAHGLARYAAICQANRLVPIVEPEILTDGSHDITVCAEVTERVLAAVFKALNDHHVLLEGALLKPNMVTQGSDCPAKASPEEVAFYTVRALRRTVPPALPGVMFLSGGQSEEEASVNLNAMNRMGPHPWALSFSYGRALQASCLNAWKGKPANKDNAQKVLLERAKANSEAQLGKYQGGAGGAAAASSLYEKRYVY; this comes from the exons ATGCCACATTGGCAGTGGCACAACCAGTTTGTGGAGTCTTATAAAACGGTAGCTGCGGTCACGGGTCTGACACGATTTGCTGAGTCGCACTGTCGCTATTTTAGCAGCGAAGACTGGCCTTTCCAAGCAATTAGGACTGCGGCCGCATTCAACCAGATGCTTCCGGCAATCAGCACGAG GGTACGGAAACCGTGTGGCGGTGCGCCGGTCGTTGCTGAGCAGGTGAACATATCTCAAGAAATCGCGAAGGAGCTGGCGGAAAATGCGAAGGCTATCGCTTCGCCAGGGAAAGGCATTCTCGCCGCTGATGAATCGACTG GAACAATCAAGAAGCGTTTCGACAGTATCGGGGTAGAAAACACGGAGGCGAATCGAGCAGCTTACCGTGACCTGCTTTTCACCTCGAAAGGCATTGGAAGCTACATCAGCGGGGCAATCCTGTTTGAGGAAACCCTGTTCCAGAAGAGCCCATCCGGTACATCTATGGTTCAGCTGTTGAAGAACGAAGGCATTATTCCGGGCATCAAAGTCGACAAGGGTCTAGCCACACTTCCGGGaacagacgacgagaaggcgactaTGGGTTTGGACGGCCTCTCTGAGCGCTGCAAGAAGTACTACGAGGCAGGCGCTCGTTTCGCCAAGTGGCGTGCGGTGCTCAGCATCGACCCGGCAAAGGGAAAGCCTACAAATTTGTCTATCACTGAGGTGGCCCACGGCCTCGCGCGCTACGCGGCAATCTGCCAAGCGAATCGACTCGTCCCTATCGTCGAACCCGAGATTCTCACAGACGGCAGCCACGACATCACCGTGTGCGCCGAAGTCACCGAGCGTGTGCTAGCGGCGGTCTTCAAGGCTCTGAACGACCACCACGTTCTGCTGGAGGGAGCGCTACTGAAGCCAAACATGGTGACCCAAGGCTCTGATTGTCCCGCGAAGGCTTCGCCGGAGGAGGTCGCCTTCTACACTGTGAGAGCTCTCAGACGCACTGTGCCGCCGGCTTTGCCTGGAGTCATGTTTCTTTCCGGTGGGCagtcagaagaagaggcctCCGTCAATTTGAACGCAATGAACCGGATGGGACCCCATCCCTGGgctctgtccttctcttaTGGCCGAGCATTGCAAGCTTCTTGCCTCAACGCGTGGAAGGGAAAACCCGCAAACAAGGACAATGCCCAGAAAGTCCTGCTGGAAAGAGCGAAAGCAAACAGCGAGGCTCAGCTTGGAAAATACCAAGGGGGGGCTGGCGGAGCTGccgccgcttcttccctgtACGAGAAACGTTATGTGTACTGA
- a CDS encoding hypothetical protein (encoded by transcript TGME49_236060) yields the protein MNILPLHFSEGLREATHSSGILEVAREAGKVVQPVARYLSNANSCGVPLELNRLQNKGGLLDCFHQTLGVKLHSNASQHGTRQRAPGAKSRTTNAGLVRASLSSVSLKQTAEGNRSRSSTTASSDSARQSDSSSPPPTNRTARRCRSVSRPPVKGGSPARAPQRKPAALWNALSRELVTGFSVSDAAKPRGMPPRVLSRPTLRSHSRVADENLSATVSAAPRRRLGNAETAAKKPEEGSGTGPGVDRMFPRVARSRAGGYAVAAVSSTASSGEISQNWGRAAPGVARSVGSRRSSTFGSCATPEGRRQEVFLSAGRDSKRRAETPAHRTCSLKPSDRRTVVARPKESTQNAQHEKWTPASGALRSTLFPQSASATRHTQRQLRSTSQAGFLGGAVTPKRGPMSRSSADGVATSNTKEAARCGARSTLQRATQSPAVPTRKPQANGSAMPFSLVSRQSGRLPAAASATEGPGRSRERGVSSFRRSGSKMPPNVPKLDLRKCMQFRTRD from the exons ATGAATATCCTGCCGCTTCATTTTAGTGAGGGTCTGAGGGAGGCGACGCACAGCAGCGGGATCCTCGAGGTCGCGAGGGAGGCCGGCAAGGTCGTTCAGCCAGTTGCGAGGTATTTGTCCAACGCCAACAGCTGCGGAGTTCCTCTCGAGCTTAACCGCCTGCAA AACAAGGGCGGACTGCTGGACTGCTTCCACCAGACACTCGGCGTCAAACTCCACTCAAACGCGTCGCAGCATGGCACCCGGCAAAGGGCGCCAGGTGCCAAATCCCGAACCACCAACGCTGGTTTGGTTCGCGCAAGTTTGTCGTCTGTTTCACTGAAGCAAACTGCCGAAGGCAACAGAAGTAGGAGCTCGACGACAGCGTCAAGCGACTCTGCTCGTCAATCCGACAGTTCGTCGCCGCCGCCGACCAAtcgaacggcgagaaggtgtcgctctgtgtctcggCCGCCAGTCAAAGGGGGATCCCCCGCTCGTGCCCCGCAGCGGAAACCTGCGGCGTTGTGGAACGCTCTTTCCCGCGAACTCGTGACAGGTTTTTCGGTCTCTGATGCGGCGAAACCACGTGGTATGCCGCCTCGAGTGCTCAGTCGACCGACGCTGAGGTCTCACAGTCGTGTCGCCGACGAAAACCTGAGTGCAACCGTTTCGGCAGCACCACGAAGACGTTTGGGCAATGCAGAAACGGCGGCCAAAAAACCTGAAGAAGGTAGTGGCACCGGACCAGGTGTGGACAGAATGTTTCCCCGAGTCGCACGGAGTAGAGCGGGGGGCTACGCGGTGGCAGCTGTGAGTTCGACTGCCAGCTCGGGAGAAATCAGCCAAAATTGGGGGCGCGCCGCGCCGGGTGTTGCCAGGAGTGTCGGATCGAGAAGATCGAGCACCTTCGGTTCCTGCGCCACTCCAGAGGGTAGGCGACAAGAGGTGTTTTTGTCGGCCGGCCGGGACAGCAAGAGGCGCGCAGAAACGCCTGCGCATCGCACTTGCAGCCTGAAACCTTCAGATCGCCGGACTGTCGTTGCTCGGCCCAAAGAAAGCACACAAAACGCGCAACATGAGAAGTGGACGCCCGCATCTGGCGCTCTGCGGTCAACGCTGTTTCCCCAGAGTGCTAGCGCGACTCGCCACACGCAGCGGCAGCTCCGCTCGACCAGCCAAGCAGGGTTTTTGGGAGGCGCCGTGACTCCGAAACGAGGACCGATGAGTCGGTCTAGTGCTGACGGCGTTGCGACCTCCAACACAAAGGAGGCAGCGAGGTGTGGCGCTCGTTCCACGCTGCAACGTGCAACACAGAGCCCGGCAGTCCCGACGCGGAAACCCCAGGCAAACGGGTCGGCAATGCCATTCTCCCTCGTTTCAAGACAGTCCGGACGACTACCGGCTGCCGCTTCAGCCACTGAGGGACCGGGCAGAAGTCGGGAGAGGGGCGTTTCATCTTTCAGAAGGTCTGGGTCGAAGATGCCGCCGAACGTTCCGAAGCTAGATCTCcgaaagtgcatgcagttccgtACTCGTGACTAG
- a CDS encoding pyrroline-5-carboxylate reductase (encoded by transcript TGME49_236070) produces MIPPLLLNSLLSRKAIILQHSLPCKKKRRLAAVDSDPVLLALCSCARILVHSSPVCAAETRMTATLDKKIAFIGAGVMAFALAKGFVDSERVKKEQVYMLVRNETKRSLVEDLGYKSFQNIAGLADVDIVVISVKPQDAVQVLCDIRMVVDKEKHLLISICAGLSLDTLARALDPSALNRRICRVMPNTPSQVARGVSVFALGEGCTDEDRVTVESLMTAVGSCYRVQEKHIAAAGAISGSGPAFIFTLLEALSDAGVKNGLPRKLAQDLALDMVEGSAALARVEFGRRHFAELKDQVTSPGGTTIAGIAALERWGFRNAIIQAIDATTDRAKDLDC; encoded by the exons ATGATTCCTCCCCTGCTT TTGAATTCCCTTCTTTCGCGGAAGGCGATTATCCTTCAACACAGTCTCCCCTGCAAAAAGAAACGACGCCTCGCCGCAGTCGATTCGGATCCA GtccttcttgctctctgcagctgtgcGCGGATTCTTGTGCActcttcgcctgtctgcgCCGCTGAAACAAGAATGACGGCGACGCTCGACAAGAAAATCG CCTTTATAGGGGCGGGCGTGATGGCCTTTGCACTTGCGAAGGGATTCGTCGATTcggagagagtgaagaaagagcaggTGTACATGCTGGTCCGAAACGAGACGAAACGCTCTCTCGTCGAAGATTTGGGCTACAAATCTTTCCAAAACATTGCCGGA ctggCGGACGTCGACATCGTCGTGATTTCGGTGAAGCCGCAAGATGCCGTTCAAGTGCTGTGCGACATTCGCATGGTCGTGGACAAGGAGAAACATCTTTTGATTTCGATCTGCGCTGGGCTGAGTCTCGACACTCTGGCTAGGGCGTTGGATCCGAGCGCGCTGAATCGCCGCATTTGTCGAGTGATGCCCAACACACCATCCCAGGTCGCGCGCGGCGTCAGCGTCTTTGCGCTGGGAGAAGGCTGCACAGACGAAGACCGAGTTACAGTGGAGTCGTTGATGACTGCGGTCGGAAGTTGCTACAGAGTCCAAGAAAAACATATCGCAGCTGCAGGCGCCATCAGTGGATCTG GACCGGCATTCATTTTCACTCTCCTGGAGGCCTTGTCGGACGCGGGAGTTAAAAA CGGCTTGCCTCGGAAGCTGGCGCAGGACTTGGCGCTGGACATGGTAGAGGGAAGCGCTGCACTTGCTCGCGTGGAGTTCGGCAGACGACATTTCGCGGAGTTGAAGGACCAAGTGACTTCTCCGGGAGGCACGACGATTGCAGGCATTGCAGCTCTGGAACGCTGGGGATTTCGGAATGCCA TTATTCAGGCGATCGATGCAACTACTGATCGTGCGAAAGATTTGGATTGCTga